From the Porphyrobacter sp. CACIAM 03H1 genome, the window GCGCGTAATCTCGGTCATTGTAACGATCCTGATGAGCGGCACCTTCGCGCCGCGTGACGACGGCAAAAGGGCGCGGGGATAAGCCGCGCCCTGATGGCTGATCGGAAAGGGGGTTTCAAGCGGTTCCGGTTGCCGAAGCGCGCCTGACGACGGGAATTACTTGCTCCCGTCGCGCTCCATCCGCTTGCGCTCCATCTTGCGAGCGCGGCGCACGGCGGCGGCCTTTTCGCGGGCGCGCTTTTCCGACGGCTTCTCGTAGTGGCGACGCAGCTTCATTTCGCGATAAACGCCTTCGCGCTGCAGCTTCTTCTTGAGCGCGCGCAGGGCCTGATCGACATTGTTATCGCGAACCATGATTTGCATAAACGACGACTACCTCATGTCCAAACGCCCAGAGCCCCGCATGTGATTCTGCGCGGGGTTGCGCGGTGAATTTCCAATGAAATGCGGACGATTCCCAAGGGGAGCCGCCCTCCAAACCGCGCCCCGATAGTCCAACACCGGCAAAATGGCAAGCCGCCAGAACGGATTCGCGTGCCGAGCCGAGCTAGGCAGAGCGCCAGTCGCCCGCTAAAGGCTCCCCATGGACGGTGTCATCTCCCCTCTCAAGGCCAGCCTGTTCGTCGCCGCCGGCGGCGCGGCGGGCTCGGTGCTGCGCTATCATGCGGGGCGCTGGGTCCGCGATCTTGCCGGAGCGGGCAACGCCTTCCCGTGGGGGACGCTGGCGGTCAATATCCTCGGCAGCCTTGCGATGGGCGCGCTGGTCGGGTGGTTCGCCCGCTCGGCTCCCGGCGAGCAAACCGCCGAGGTCGCGCGCCTGCTGCTGGGTGTCGGCCTGCTGGGCGGCTTCACCACCTTCAGCGCCTTTTCGTCCGAGCTGGTCACCATGGTCCATCGCGGACAGGCCGGGCTTGCGGCAGGCTATGCCGCCGCCTCGCTTATCGCCGGAATGGCGGCGATGATCGTCGGCCTCGTCGCAGCGCAGAACGTCCGATGACCGCTGCCCCCACCAACGACAACGTCCGCCAGTTCACCGTCGGCCCGGACGACGACGGCATCCGGCTCGACCGCTGGTTCAAGCGCAACCTGCCGCAGGTCGGCTTCGCCACGGTGTCGCGCTGGGCGCGGACCGGGCAGATCCGGGTCGACGGCAAGCGCGCCAAGCCCGAGGATCGCCTCACGGCAGGGCAGGTCCTGCGCGTGCCGCCGGGCGGGGAAGAACCCGCGCGCGAGGCAGCCAAGCCCCGCGCCCGCCCGCTCAGCCCCGAACAGATCGCCGAGGCGCGCGAGATGGTGATCCGCGAGACACCCACCGCGATCGTCCTCAACAAGCCTCCCGGCCTCGCCACGCAGGGCGGGAGCAAGACGACCAAGCATGTCGACGGGCTGCTCGATGCCTTCGTGGAAGGGAACGCGCCGCGCCCGCGCCTCGTCCACCGGCTCGACAAGGACACCTCGGGCGTCCTCCTGATCGCCCGCACCCCGGGCAGCGCCGCGAGCTTCTCCAAGCGGTTCGCCAGCCGCTCGGCGCGCAAGGTCTACTGGGCGCTGGTGGTCGGCGTGCCGCAGCTTGCCGAAGGCGTGATCGACGCCCCGCTCGGCAAGCAGCCGGGCACGGGCGGCGAGAAGATGCATATCGACGAGGAGAACGGCGCGGCGGCCAAGACCCGTTACCGCGTGGTCGACCGGGCGGGCCAGCGCGCGGCGTGGGTCGAGCTCGAACCGCTCACCGGCCGCACCCACCAGCTGCGCGTCCACATGGCCGCGATCGGGCACCCGATCGTGGGCGATGGCAAGTATGGCGGGCAGGACGCCTTCCTGACCGGCGCGGTGAGCCGCAAGATGCACCTCCACGCCCGCCGCCTCATCATCACCGAGCCCAAAGCGGGTGAAGGCAGCGGCGGCAAGCTCGACGTCACCGCCGAACTACCCCCGCACTTCGCCGCCAGCATGGAGGTGCTCGGCTTCGACCCGGCCCTTTCCGATGCCGCCCCCTTGCGCGAGGAGGTGCCCGAGAAGACGCCTGAGGAAAAGAAGCAGGCCGCCCGCCGCCACTTCAAGCAGGCGCGCAAGGAAGAGCGCGCCCCCCGCCGTGCGCGCGGGAGCGCCAACGCCAAGGCGAAACCCAAGCCCAAGGGCAAGGGCAAGGGCAAGCCCGCCAGACCGGCCAAGCCCAAGGGGCCCGGCAAGAGCCCGCGCCGCTGATGCACCCAAACCCGCTTTTCCGCAGCGACGACCATGCGCTCCTCGAAAGCCTAATCGCCGAGATCGGCTTCGGCATGGTCTTCGCCCAGACCCCCGACGGGCCGCGCGTGGCGCACACGCCGCTGCTCTCGACCGCGGACGGCGCAGTGCAGTTCCACCTCGCCCGGGGCAACGCCCTGACGCGGCACCTCGACGGCGGAACGGCACTGATCGTGGTCAACGGGCCCGACGCCTATGTCTCCCCCCGCTGGTACGACAACCGCGACACGGTGCCGACCTGGAACTACGTCGCGCTCGAGCTCGAGGGCCGGGTGCGGCGCATGGCGGACGAGGGGCTGGAGGCTTTCCTTCACGCCGCCATCGCCAAACACGAAGGGCGGCTGGAGGGCGAGCCGTGGCGCGCGGAGGAATCGTCCGAGAAGGTCTGGTCCGGCCTGTTCCGGGGGATCACAGGCTTCGAGATGGAGGTGCTGGCCTGGCGCCCCACACTCAAGCTCTCGCAGAACAAGTCGGCAAATGAACGCGCCCGGATCGCCGAGGGGCTGGAGGCTGCCGGCCATGCCGCCCTCGCCCATCTCGTGCGGGAGCTGCCCGAATGACCCGGCTCCCCAAGCGCTTGGCCGTGTTCGATTGCGACGGCACGCTGGTCGACGGGCAGGCGGACGTGTGCTGGGCAATGGAGCGCGCCTTCACTCGCGCCGGCCTTGAAGCGCCCGACAATCACGCCGTGCGCCGCATCGTCGGCCTGAGCCTGCCCGCCGCTGTCCGCGCCCTCGCACCGGCCCTGAGCGAGGACGAGAACCGCGCCGTCACCGAATTCTACCGATCAAGCTTTCGCGCCCGGCGCGAGGAAGGCCTGCTCGACGAACCGCTCTACGAGGGCATCGCCGACCTGCTGCGCGATCTGCACGCGGGCGGCTGGCAGCTCGCCGTCGCCACCGGCAAGTCCGACCGCGGGCTTGCCGCCTGCCTTGCGGGCCACGGCATCGCCGACCTCTTCATCTCGCTCCAGACCGCCGACCGCCACCCCTCCAAGCCCCATCCGGCGATGCTCGAGGCCGCCCTGTTCGAGGCCGGCGCGGCGCGCGAGGAGACAGTGATGATCGGCGACACCAGCTTCGACATGGTCATGGCGCGCAGCATCGGGGTCGCCGCGATCGGGGTTGGCTGGGGCTATCACGGCGCTGCCGAACTGCTCGCGAGCGGGGCTGCGCAGGTGGTCGAGACCGCCGCCGCGCTTGCCGTCGCACTGGAGGAGACCCTGCCATGAGCCGTTCGCAGCGGGAACTGGAGCACGCACGCGCGCGCACCGGCTTCATCATCATCACCGCCGTCCGGTTCGGCGGGGTGGCAATGGTGATGCTCGGCTTTGCCATCGTGCGCGGCATCATCGACCTGCCCTATGCGGTGGGCGCGGTGATCGCCGTGGCGGGCTTCATCGAGATGTTCTTCCTGCCGCGCTTCATCGCTCGCCGCTTCAAGGCCGGAGACGGACGCGAGAGATGATCCGGCGCTTCTACAAGGATGTCACGCTCGCGCAGCAACCGGGCGGGTCGCAGGTCATGCTCGACGCGCGCGGGGTGAAGACCGTGGGCGGCGCGCCCCAGATCGTGCCGACCGAGGCGCTCGGCGAGGCGCTGGCGGCGGAATGGGCGCGGCAGGGCGAGCGGATCGATCCCGCCAGCCTCCCTCTTCGCGACATGGCCGATTACGCGATCGACGTGGTCGCCGCCGATCCGGCCGCCGTGGCGCAGGGTCTCCTCGCCTATGCCGAGACCGACACCCTGTGCTACCGCGCCGACCCGGACGAGCCGCTCCATGCGCGCCAGCAGGCCGAATGGGAGCCGCTGCTCGCCGCCTTCGAGGCCGCGCATGGCATCACCTTCACAAGGGTGAGCGGCGTGCTCCACCGCCCGCAACCGCCCGAGACGCTCGCCGTGCTGAAGGCGCGGCTGCTCTCGCTCGATCCCTTCACTCTCGCCGGGGTGGAGGCGATGACGAAGCTCGCCGCCTCGCTCGTCACCGCCCTCGCCGCACTCGATGCGGCGCATGAGGACGAGCCGCTCGCGCTGTGGCGGGCGGTGTGTCTGGAGGAGGAATGGCAGGCGGAACTATGGGGCCGCGACGAGGAGGCCGAGGAGCGCCGGGCGCGGCGTGAGGCGGATTTCCTGCGCGCCTGTGCTTTCGCGCGGCTGGCGCGGGGCGCCTAGCCCCCCGTCACCCACGCGGCGACATCCGCCGCCACCCGGTTCGCCGCCGTGTTGAGCCCTGCGCCGACCGCGCGGGCCTCTGCCGGGATGCCTTCCTCGCGCGCCTCGAAGCGGCGGGTCGTGACCTTGCCCTCGCGGTCGATCCGCACCGCATCGAAGCGCACCACCGCCGACCTCGTCGCGACTTCGTAGCCCATGTCGATCAGCGTCCCGCGCATCGTCACCGTGGCGAGGGTTGCGGTGTCGTCACCGTCGACCA encodes:
- a CDS encoding HAD-IA family hydrolase, yielding MTRLPKRLAVFDCDGTLVDGQADVCWAMERAFTRAGLEAPDNHAVRRIVGLSLPAAVRALAPALSEDENRAVTEFYRSSFRARREEGLLDEPLYEGIADLLRDLHAGGWQLAVATGKSDRGLAACLAGHGIADLFISLQTADRHPSKPHPAMLEAALFEAGAAREETVMIGDTSFDMVMARSIGVAAIGVGWGYHGAAELLASGAAQVVETAAALAVALEETLP
- the crcB gene encoding fluoride efflux transporter CrcB, producing MDGVISPLKASLFVAAGGAAGSVLRYHAGRWVRDLAGAGNAFPWGTLAVNILGSLAMGALVGWFARSAPGEQTAEVARLLLGVGLLGGFTTFSAFSSELVTMVHRGQAGLAAGYAAASLIAGMAAMIVGLVAAQNVR
- the rpsU gene encoding 30S ribosomal protein S21, yielding MQIMVRDNNVDQALRALKKKLQREGVYREMKLRRHYEKPSEKRAREKAAAVRRARKMERKRMERDGSK
- a CDS encoding FMN-binding negative transcriptional regulator; translation: MHPNPLFRSDDHALLESLIAEIGFGMVFAQTPDGPRVAHTPLLSTADGAVQFHLARGNALTRHLDGGTALIVVNGPDAYVSPRWYDNRDTVPTWNYVALELEGRVRRMADEGLEAFLHAAIAKHEGRLEGEPWRAEESSEKVWSGLFRGITGFEMEVLAWRPTLKLSQNKSANERARIAEGLEAAGHAALAHLVRELPE
- a CDS encoding ATP12 family chaperone protein, which translates into the protein MRRFYKDVTLAQQPGGSQVMLDARGVKTVGGAPQIVPTEALGEALAAEWARQGERIDPASLPLRDMADYAIDVVAADPAAVAQGLLAYAETDTLCYRADPDEPLHARQQAEWEPLLAAFEAAHGITFTRVSGVLHRPQPPETLAVLKARLLSLDPFTLAGVEAMTKLAASLVTALAALDAAHEDEPLALWRAVCLEEEWQAELWGRDEEAEERRARREADFLRACAFARLARGA
- a CDS encoding RluA family pseudouridine synthase gives rise to the protein MTAAPTNDNVRQFTVGPDDDGIRLDRWFKRNLPQVGFATVSRWARTGQIRVDGKRAKPEDRLTAGQVLRVPPGGEEPAREAAKPRARPLSPEQIAEAREMVIRETPTAIVLNKPPGLATQGGSKTTKHVDGLLDAFVEGNAPRPRLVHRLDKDTSGVLLIARTPGSAASFSKRFASRSARKVYWALVVGVPQLAEGVIDAPLGKQPGTGGEKMHIDEENGAAAKTRYRVVDRAGQRAAWVELEPLTGRTHQLRVHMAAIGHPIVGDGKYGGQDAFLTGAVSRKMHLHARRLIITEPKAGEGSGGKLDVTAELPPHFAASMEVLGFDPALSDAAPLREEVPEKTPEEKKQAARRHFKQARKEERAPRRARGSANAKAKPKPKGKGKGKPARPAKPKGPGKSPRR